The sequence ACGCTCCTTTTTTCTCTGACCGTTCCAATAACGGTAACGATTTTGGGAAATCCCGATGTAGGCGTAATAATCGGCGGATATTTCGGCGCAATAATGTTAGGTGCGGCGTATATATCAATCGGAATGTGGGTTTCGTCGCTCACGGAAAACCAAATTATCGCGCTAATCGGCGGAGTTGTGCTTATTTTTCTGTTTTTGATAATCGGGCATCCGCTCGTCGTTTATTTCGTTCCAAACGAATTAGTGAATATTTTAACCTATATAGGACTTGCAGGACATTTTGAAAGCATCTGCAGAGGAGTAATCGACAGCCGCGACATAATTTATTATTGCTCGGTAATCGCGTTCTTTTTGTTTTTAAACGCAGAATCGCTTGAAAGCAGAAAGTGGGAATGAAAATGAAAAAAAATCTTAAATTTTTGACGATAGTTTTTTCGTTCATTGTTTTTGGATACGTTGTAATTATCAATGTTTTGTCTAACGATTTTTTCGGCAGAATTGATTTGACGCAAAACAAAATTTATTCAATTTCAAATGTTTCAAAGAATAAACTGAGGAATCTTAACGACCTGATAACATTAGAGCTATACTTTTCGGATAACCTTCCGCAAAACTTGAAAAAAGTCCAAAAAGATATTAAAGACCTTACGGACGAATTTAAAATTTACGCCGGAAGAAACATTAGGATTGTCTGGAAAGACCCGCTCAAAAAACAAAGCGATAAAGACGACGCAATAGCGCTGAACATTCCGGCAATCCGCGTACAGTCGATAGAGAAAGACAAAGTTCAATTCGTTGACGGGTATATGGGGATTGCAATTCGATACGCAGGAAAAAGCGAGTCGATTCCGCTCGTTCAGGCGACCGACAATTTTGAGTACGAAATCATTCAGCGTATTATTCGCCTATCTGCGCAAAAACTTCCGATTGTTGGAATCGTAAAAACCGATACCGCCGCGTATCTCGACCCGCGCCTTGCCGATTTTTATGTTATGGAAATTCCGGAAGACATTACTCATCAGCGCTACAAGCCGATTTTTCAGGCGCTTATGCCGACTTACAACTTGCAATACATTAACTTTGGACGCGACACGATTATCGATCCGGCAATTTCGACTATAATAATTCCTGGCGAAGACGAGGCGAGTTATTTTGTGAACCCCAACGCTATTTGCGCTATAGACCAATACCTTATGCGCGGCGGAAACGTAATCGTCTTGGCGCAAAAATTTGCAATAAATCTCCAAAAAAGTACAAATGCGAGCGTAAGTAACACGTTTTTATATAAAATGCTTGAAGAATGGGGCGTTGTCGTGAAGCCTGAAATGCTTATCGACGCTTCGTGCGGACAAATCAGAGTTCCCAGACAAGTCGGTCCTGCAATAATGAACGTTCCGACGGATTATCCGCTTATGGTTCGCGTTGCCGAAG is a genomic window of Chitinispirillales bacterium containing:
- a CDS encoding ABC transporter permease — encoded protein: MKEMITIFFKELKSYFVSPIAYIFIIVYIVLTNFLFFQTFFVNNQAEMRSYFELLPYIFLIFIPAITMRSWAEEKRNRTFELLLTLPLKDMTIVAGKFFAALAFLGITLLFSLTVPITVTILGNPDVGVIIGGYFGAIMLGAAYISIGMWVSSLTENQIIALIGGVVLIFLFLIIGHPLVVYFVPNELVNILTYIGLAGHFESICRGVIDSRDIIYYCSVIAFFLFLNAESLESRKWE
- a CDS encoding GldG family protein, yielding MKKNLKFLTIVFSFIVFGYVVIINVLSNDFFGRIDLTQNKIYSISNVSKNKLRNLNDLITLELYFSDNLPQNLKKVQKDIKDLTDEFKIYAGRNIRIVWKDPLKKQSDKDDAIALNIPAIRVQSIEKDKVQFVDGYMGIAIRYAGKSESIPLVQATDNFEYEIIQRIIRLSAQKLPIVGIVKTDTAAYLDPRLADFYVMEIPEDITHQRYKPIFQALMPTYNLQYINFGRDTIIDPAISTIIIPGEDEASYFVNPNAICAIDQYLMRGGNVIVLAQKFAINLQKSTNASVSNTFLYKMLEEWGVVVKPEMLIDASCGQIRVPRQVGPAIMNVPTDYPLMVRVAEDGFNRTVSPLASMTQVIFPWASPLEISENLDTATIADTLIMSSQYSTIRIPPFRIDPNQNWEFFFEKAAENGTLKRYP